ttcaacattcttcttcttcttcttcagtaacactctcatacatttattctattaaatgatataaaactgatctattcttcagtaacactcttacatttttttcaatgatATCAAACTGATCGAACACGATTTTCGTAGGTAACACAGCCTTTCCCTGTATCACTTTAGATCATCTGTTTCATGACTCGAGTTTAATCACGTGATCACAGCATTATTTAATATCCCACAGACACCTTATTTGATATTCATCGACGCGGGATCTGGAGGAGTTGCTTTTTAAGATTCGAGAATGAGACCTGTTCATAGCACAATTTAATTATGTGATCAGAGAATTGTTTTGATGACAAAATAATGCGGTGATCACAGAATTAAACTCGAGCCATGTAGAGGTTCGTTCTCGAATCTTAAAAAGCAACTCCTCCAGATCCCACGTCTGTGTATACCAAATAAGGTGTCTGTGGATATTAAATCAAGCGGCGATCACGTGATTAAACTCCTGCCAAAAACAGGTTATCTAAGTGAGACAGAGGAAAGGTAGTGTTTCCTAAGAAGATCGTGTTCGATCAGTTTTACATGTGTGTGCCTAATCTTCAGTATACATATGCATTCAGTAACACTCTTacatttttcaacattcttcAGTAACGCCAATTTATTCTATTAAATGATATAAAACTTCATGTACTTCAGTAACAcgcttattttgaataaaataatgtaaaatcaaAACATCATGTCCAGGATAACAGTCTCGTTCTTTATCTTACCATACATCATCTGTTTCATGACTCAAGTTTAATCACGTGATCACAACGTTAATTGATATGCATAGAGCGGGATATTGAAAGGATTGAAAATAAGATTCGAGAACTGACCTCTAGATgacagaattttaattatgtgATCACTGCATGGAATTGCTCTTAAGACTCGAGAACTGACCTCTAGATAgcagaattttaattatgtgATCAGAGAATTGTTTTGATGACAAAATAATACAGTcataacataattaaaattctgcCATGAACAGGTCAGATCTCGAATCTTAAGAGCAATTTCATGCAGTGATAACAGAATTAAAATTCTGTCATCTAGAGGTCAGTTCTCGAATCTTAAGAGCAATTCCTTCAAAAATCCTAGTCTGTGCATATCAAGTAAGGTGGTGATCACGTGATTAAACTCAGGCCAGTAACAGATGATGCAAAAGTATGATAAAGAACGAGACTGTTAACCTGGACGTGATGTTGAAtcagttttacattttttaaaaaaaaaatctcacGAAATTAACATCGCTTAGACGCTTCTAGCGCTATAACCTCGGCGCCCAAAGTCACCAGTTCACAATCTATTAGCGAGTTTTGATCGAAAGACCGGCTCTCGACAAttgttttgataaaattttctactctaacattttttgaaataacaacGAAATCGGCAAATTTTGCAGCAACGTCCGGAACGTTGTCTACTAATCCTATATACATACTATCtatacaaaattctaaattgtatATGTTACACATAGTTTTCtcagtaatatatatatttatggttGAGTTCGCTATTTTAATTAGCTCCCGTCCATTCAGATTAACCATTTCCAAGGTCAAATTATCGCCAAGTTTTATGCGCTCCATATTGCTTTGAATAATCGGTTTCGCGCGCAGCAACTCTCTCCatgttttaattgaaaatagaaGTTCATTTCCACGGCTATCACCGATAGCTAGCTCCGCATAAATGTCCTCTCCGATCCGTATGCCAAGttccaaatatttgaaataattcccaGCTATGGAATATCTTCTACACAAAATCCGTACGGAACGTGATTGGGAACTAGTTGACAAATCGATCGGTTCTGGTTGAGAATATCTACAGCAGATTAATTTTTCAGACATCTTTCTaaatttctttcacatttttttttttttttttttatatatctttttttctaCTTACATATCATCTTGGCTTTTCACAGACTCGTCAATTTTTTGACAGATGTCGAGCTGACGACGGTTGAACATCGTTCAAACCCACACTTTTCAccgtctcactctctctctcacgaTGTTAACGTTTTCGTGGCGGTTGCTCGACTATTCGGCCTGACGCTCGGATTGCATTGTTTTATAGAACCATTAATCTACATACCACTTCCTTGCTACAGATAGCGGTCAACAAAGTTTTTTCAATCTCCATCCCAACACTTCCTTTTATGGCAATGAAACGATATTGTAATGTCCCCAAGGAAGTGTAGTGACCAAATTATCACAGATATACCGTTTATCGTCGTACGGACTTAACGCTAATTTCATTTCAGCTATGGAATACACCCGATGCTGTACCGACATTATACGTTTATTGTTAATGCTCTTTTCCGTATGATTATGAAGACACTCGACATAGTCTTCAAAACTTATATCTCTGGCTGTGGCGTTTGTCCTAATGCctttaatttttttcgtttcgcGGCAGGTATCATCGTCGTCGCGCACGCGAGTAGCATACATTTTCGCGCGAAGCCCCACGAACTCAGTCATAATTTTGCCTCCGTTCTCATCCTTCATTAATCCCAGCATCTTTTTGTTCGCGATCGGAACGCCGTACGCGTTGTTCTCGACATAATTACTTGTATCGTATCGATGGATATCACGTTTCATCGTCTCATACACATCGTCGCAAGCGATCTCGTATATCAGACTGTCCGTGTCCGTGTACAAAATCTTGCAATTTTGTTGGAAATTGGGATACATGTACTCGTAATGAAAGCTGTACAAATGAGTTTTTGATATATCCAATACGGACATGCCTATGTAGATGGGTTTGTGGAATTTGAGTAACAGCTTGTTTAGCTGTATCGCGACGAAATCCTCCGAAAACACGGTACAactgtgaaaatttggtctgGCTATCAATTGCTCGACACCGTATCGACCGTCCCATCGGGAAAGCAATTTCACGTTCACGtgatttcgaacgttctccattgtttttccaaacacagcgttgttcattaatttaaacaaatttttagaaaaatcgttAGTCGCCTCGGcgcgtaatttcgtgttcaaatCGATATAGCCGTACAACCATCGCGATTGTTGAAACTCTAGAATTCGataaattttcttcaattttaggTTATGCTTTAAACTTTGCTGTAAATACCGATAGTGCAGAACGTATCGCTCCTTATCGCGAAGCGTTGCCATCAACTTTCTCTGCCGGCTCGAGTCGGCCGCCGTGTCGTGACTCGGACAGAACGGTAGATCCGCGTGAGCATCATGAATTTCACTAGGATACTCTAAATCAACCTCCAAAATGTATCCTACAGGGCTGTCGATTGGAACGGATTCAACGTTGAAATTCTCTATGTCCTCCACCCATCGAAAGTCTCTGTACGGTAGAGGTTGCGACATAGCCCAACCGTATAAATTGTTAACGTCGAAATACATTAGATAGGTTGACGGTTTGCCGGAGTCATATTTTGGTAAATACTTGTTGTTTGCACACGCATATCTCTGAGAACATTGGCTCAATCCGCCGCGTATTCCTCGCTCCACGAATAAAAGCATGTCCACGTCCGTGAACAACTCCAATTCGATCTTAGTCATTTTCAGCATCACGTCCCACGCGAAACCGGGAAGCGTGTAATAATGCGCCGGATCGAGTTTATAGTTCTCGAGACAGTCGTCgcggaaattttcgaaaacatcagCCAATAACAACACATCCAATTTCAAATACAAATCGCTGTACTGCCCCAACGTTTTTATAGCGAAACGCGACCAAACCGTGCTCGCGTGAACGTAATCGGCGTCCGATATCCCCCTGTCGCAAAGCTGATTGTAAAATGCCTCGCGCGACGGCAAACACGTGTCGTTTAATTTGTCGTACGACGCCAGATAGTCGTACGGAAAGACGCCTTTTCTAGTCAAGAGATTGAAATCGTCGACGTTGAGATGATCAAATTGATTTCGTACAACGCGTAATTTGTTTTTGTCCAGATACGATGATAACTTGTCCAAACTCGAATTCAAGAACTTGAAGGAATCGATAAATCGAAACTTCAACAACTTTGCATAATTTCTCTTTTCATCTTTATTCGCAACAACTTTCGTGAACGAGATGTACCGCTCTTTTGTCAACGGCAACACAGCTATCTtaccctcgaacgtgtttgCTAATTCTTTAATAATGAAATGCGCATCGTAGCCGGACAAATTGTGAAAGACCACCGGTATCACGTACGAAGATTGATAACCTAAATTACACGCGATATGCGCCGGACCGCGATACGCTCCCGTAAAATGACAATGATCGTGTACTT
The Lasioglossum baleicum unplaced genomic scaffold, iyLasBale1 scaffold0034, whole genome shotgun sequence DNA segment above includes these coding regions:
- the LOC143219514 gene encoding uncharacterized protein LOC143219514, whose product is MNNAVFGKTMENVRNHVNVKLLSRWDGRYGVEQLIARPNFHSCTVFSEDFVAIQLNKLLLKFHKPIYIGMSVLDISKTHLYSFHYEYMYPNFQQNCKILYTDTDSLIYEIACDDVYETMKRDIHRYDTSNYVENNAYGVPIANKKMLGLMKDENGGKIMTEFVGLRAKMYATRVRDDDDTCRETKKIKGIRTNATARDISFEDYVECLHNHTEKSINNKRIMSVQHRVYSIAEMKLALSPYDDKRYICDNLVTTLPWGHYNIVSLP